One segment of Pseudodesulfovibrio sp. 5S69 DNA contains the following:
- a CDS encoding LemA family protein, with amino-acid sequence MLKRLVTVLAALFIAASLAGCGYNSMQQQEEEVYGAWANLESALQRRADLIPNLVETVKGAAAHEKSTLTAVVEARAKATQTKLTPEMLTDKNALANFQAAQGALSSALSRLMVVVERYPDLKANQNFLALQHQLEGTENRINVARQRYNEAVKTFNYSIRKFPNSLTNSLLLHLERKEFFEAEPGAKTAPKVNFGSES; translated from the coding sequence ATGCTCAAACGACTTGTCACGGTCCTTGCGGCCCTGTTTATCGCCGCGTCCCTGGCCGGATGCGGCTACAACTCCATGCAGCAGCAGGAGGAAGAGGTCTACGGCGCCTGGGCCAACCTGGAATCCGCCCTGCAACGCCGCGCGGACCTGATCCCCAACCTGGTGGAAACGGTCAAGGGCGCGGCCGCGCACGAAAAATCCACCCTGACCGCCGTGGTCGAGGCGCGCGCCAAGGCCACCCAGACCAAGCTCACCCCGGAGATGCTGACCGACAAGAACGCCCTGGCCAATTTCCAGGCCGCGCAGGGCGCGCTCTCCTCGGCCCTGTCCCGGCTCATGGTCGTGGTCGAACGCTACCCGGACCTCAAGGCCAACCAGAATTTCCTGGCCCTCCAGCACCAGCTCGAAGGCACCGAGAACCGCATCAACGTGGCCCGACAGCGCTACAACGAGGCGGTCAAGACCTTCAACTACTCCATCCGCAAGTTCCCGAACTCACTGACCAACTCGCTGCTGCTCCACCTGGAGCGCAAAGAGTTCTTCGAGGCCGAGCCGGGCGCCAAGACCGCCCCCAAGGTCAACTTCGGGTCCGAGTCCTAG
- a CDS encoding TOBE domain-containing protein: MKLSARNLIPGTVKEVTIGMVNAEVVIEIAPGVEMVSVITKNSVERMGIKVGDKVDAMVKATSVMIAKD; this comes from the coding sequence ATGAAATTAAGCGCCCGCAATCTCATCCCCGGCACCGTCAAGGAAGTCACCATCGGCATGGTCAACGCCGAGGTCGTCATCGAAATCGCTCCCGGCGTGGAGATGGTCTCGGTCATCACCAAGAATTCCGTGGAACGCATGGGCATCAAGGTCGGCGACAAGGTCGACGCCATGGTCAAGGCCACCAGCGTCATGATCGCCAAGGACTAA
- a CDS encoding LysR family transcriptional regulator ArgP has protein sequence MLDYKLVEAFAAVVGEGGFEKGARVLHLTQGAVSQRVKLLEEQAGCVLLVRSSPPRPTVAGQAMLKHFRQVRRLEEDLGAGLGQNDAGFDTLAVGVNADSLATWFFPAVDDYLDGEPVLLDLSVDDQAETLKLLKAGDVLGCVADRAEPVQGCRVEYLGDMDYRMYATPSYKMKWYSNGAVLEDVETAPILVFNRKDVMHELLLAEALGQRPGLRSPFYLPSSEKFAPAIASGRVSGMLPDQQAAPYLERGELVDLLPGHVFTVRLHWQCWNLESARLTSFTDALVRGARSLLAQRT, from the coding sequence ATGCTGGATTACAAGTTGGTCGAGGCCTTTGCCGCCGTGGTCGGGGAGGGCGGGTTCGAGAAGGGGGCGCGGGTCCTGCACCTGACCCAGGGGGCCGTGTCCCAGCGGGTCAAGCTGCTGGAAGAGCAGGCCGGGTGCGTGCTCCTGGTGCGCTCCTCGCCGCCCCGGCCCACCGTGGCCGGACAGGCCATGCTCAAGCATTTCCGCCAGGTGCGGCGGCTCGAAGAGGACCTGGGTGCCGGGCTGGGCCAAAATGACGCCGGGTTCGACACCCTGGCCGTGGGCGTCAACGCCGACTCCCTGGCCACCTGGTTCTTCCCGGCCGTGGACGACTACCTGGACGGCGAACCCGTGCTCCTGGACCTGTCCGTGGACGACCAGGCCGAGACCCTCAAACTCCTCAAGGCCGGCGACGTCCTCGGCTGCGTCGCGGACCGCGCCGAACCGGTCCAGGGTTGCCGCGTGGAATACCTCGGCGACATGGATTACCGAATGTATGCTACGCCGTCATACAAAATGAAATGGTATAGTAACGGCGCAGTGTTGGAGGACGTTGAAACTGCCCCGATTCTGGTCTTCAACCGCAAGGATGTCATGCATGAGCTCCTCCTGGCCGAGGCCCTCGGGCAGCGGCCCGGCCTGCGGTCGCCCTTCTACCTGCCCTCGTCCGAAAAGTTCGCCCCGGCCATCGCTTCGGGCCGGGTGTCCGGCATGCTCCCGGACCAGCAGGCCGCGCCCTACCTGGAACGCGGCGAACTCGTCGATCTCCTGCCGGGCCACGTCTTCACCGTGCGCCTGCACTGGCAGTGCTGGAACCTCGAATCCGCCCGCCTGACCTCCTTTACCGACGCCCTGGTCCGGGGCGCGCGCAGCCTGCTCGCGCAGCGCACTTAG
- a CDS encoding cereblon family protein gives MTIHCKTLKRALRGEPDRDPPSSGDLPDGPGAGARLEPAAVETGGVLVCRACRNRITRRDLGMEINGRHRHVFFNPEGLVFELGCFASARNLAPAGPETDEFTWFPGYRWQVVLCTGCSTQLGWRYVGRDGGFFGLILKALREEEPGIRP, from the coding sequence ATGACCATTCATTGCAAGACACTGAAACGCGCGTTGCGCGGGGAACCGGACCGTGATCCGCCGTCCTCCGGGGATTTGCCGGACGGTCCGGGTGCGGGCGCGCGTCTGGAGCCCGCGGCCGTGGAGACCGGCGGGGTGCTGGTCTGCCGGGCCTGCCGCAACCGGATCACCCGGCGCGACCTGGGCATGGAGATCAACGGCAGGCACCGACACGTGTTCTTCAACCCGGAGGGGCTGGTCTTCGAGCTGGGCTGCTTCGCCTCGGCCAGAAACCTGGCCCCGGCCGGGCCCGAGACCGACGAATTCACATGGTTCCCCGGCTACCGCTGGCAGGTGGTCCTGTGCACCGGCTGCTCCACCCAGTTGGGCTGGCGGTACGTGGGCCGAGACGGCGGGTTTTTCGGGCTTATCCTCAAGGCGCTGCGGGAGGAGGAACCGGGGATCCGGCCATAG
- a CDS encoding virulence RhuM family protein produces the protein MSDTKAAPDSRIEIFNAPDGGVSVKVHVEDQTVWLTQRSMAELYQTTTQNIGMHLKSVYEEGELDEQATCKEYLQVRSEGNREINRNLKHYSLDAIIAVGYRVRSAVGVQFRRWATERLREYMVKGFTMDDERLKNPGGWDYFDELLERIRTIRASEKRFYQKVKDLFSQTSADYDGKSETAQMFFKTIQNKMLFATTGKTAAEIVVERADAALPNMGLTSFKGDVVRKGDVMTSKNYLQQDELTKLDRLVVMFLDYAEDRAEQRQRITMDEWIEMTDRFLTFNERDVLTNAGKVSHKQAEKHAHGEYKTYDDARRRRELEEAEIEAERDFEELVKGIERGKA, from the coding sequence ATGAGTGATACTAAAGCCGCACCAGACTCTCGAATAGAGATATTCAACGCCCCGGACGGCGGAGTTTCCGTCAAAGTTCACGTGGAAGACCAGACAGTCTGGTTGACGCAGCGATCCATGGCCGAATTGTACCAAACCACCACGCAAAACATCGGAATGCATCTTAAATCGGTTTATGAGGAAGGGGAGCTGGATGAGCAAGCAACTTGTAAGGAATACTTACAAGTTCGAAGTGAGGGGAATCGCGAAATAAATCGCAATTTGAAGCACTACAGCCTGGATGCCATCATTGCTGTGGGATACCGAGTTCGCTCTGCCGTGGGTGTCCAATTTCGGCGATGGGCCACCGAACGGTTGCGGGAGTACATGGTCAAGGGCTTCACCATGGACGACGAGCGGCTGAAGAATCCCGGCGGCTGGGATTACTTCGATGAACTGCTTGAGCGCATCCGGACGATCCGGGCCTCGGAGAAGCGGTTTTACCAGAAGGTCAAAGACCTGTTTTCTCAGACCAGTGCCGATTATGACGGCAAGTCGGAAACAGCCCAGATGTTCTTTAAGACCATCCAAAACAAGATGCTTTTTGCCACTACGGGCAAGACTGCCGCAGAAATTGTGGTGGAACGCGCAGACGCGGCCCTGCCCAACATGGGGCTAACCAGCTTCAAAGGGGATGTGGTCCGCAAGGGTGACGTAATGACCTCCAAAAACTACCTCCAACAAGACGAACTCACCAAGCTGGACCGCCTTGTGGTCATGTTCCTCGACTACGCCGAGGATCGCGCCGAGCAGAGACAGCGCATCACTATGGACGAATGGATTGAAATGACTGACCGCTTCTTGACCTTTAACGAGCGCGACGTCCTCACCAATGCCGGGAAGGTCTCCCACAAGCAGGCTGAAAAGCATGCCCACGGTGAATACAAGACGTATGACGATGCTCGTAGGCGGCGTGAGTTGGAAGAGGCCGAAATCGAAGCCGAGCGGGACTTTGAGGAATTAGTGAAGGGGATTGAGCGGGGAAAAGCTTAA
- a CDS encoding arsenic resistance protein — protein MFGILQKLTRNLIYAIPGMMVAGFAYGLWADTGWLKTAIIPFTFLMVYPMMVTLKIRKVFEGGDAKAQFLTQLINFGLIPFLTFGVGLLFFRDRPYMALGLLLAGLVPTSGMTISWTGFAKGNMSAAVKMTVIGLIAGSLTTPFYVQALMGTAIQMQLSAVFKQILFIVFLPMALGYLTQRFLVKRYGQQAFQRDIGPKFPGLSTVGVLGIVFVALALKARTIAAAPGLLLDILVPLLLLYGFNFLLSTIIGKSLLPRGDAIALVYGSVMRNLSIALAIAINAFGTQGSDAALVIAMAYIVQVQSAAWYVRFTPKVFGLPEEMARQPA, from the coding sequence ATGTTCGGCATATTGCAGAAACTGACCAGAAACTTGATCTACGCCATTCCGGGGATGATGGTTGCCGGGTTTGCCTACGGCCTGTGGGCGGATACCGGCTGGCTGAAAACCGCGATCATCCCGTTCACCTTCCTCATGGTCTATCCCATGATGGTCACGCTCAAGATCCGCAAGGTCTTCGAGGGGGGCGACGCCAAAGCGCAATTCCTGACCCAGCTCATCAATTTCGGGCTGATTCCCTTCCTGACCTTCGGCGTCGGCCTGCTCTTTTTCCGCGACAGGCCGTATATGGCCCTGGGGTTGCTCCTGGCCGGGCTGGTGCCCACCAGCGGCATGACCATCTCCTGGACCGGGTTCGCCAAGGGCAACATGTCCGCCGCGGTCAAGATGACCGTCATCGGCCTCATCGCAGGGTCGCTGACCACCCCCTTCTACGTCCAGGCCCTGATGGGCACGGCCATCCAGATGCAGCTATCCGCCGTGTTCAAGCAGATCCTGTTCATCGTCTTCCTGCCCATGGCACTGGGCTACCTGACCCAGCGGTTCCTGGTGAAGCGCTACGGGCAACAGGCCTTCCAGCGCGACATCGGCCCGAAGTTTCCGGGCCTGTCCACCGTGGGCGTGCTCGGCATCGTGTTCGTGGCCCTGGCCCTCAAGGCACGGACCATCGCGGCCGCGCCCGGCCTGCTCCTGGACATCCTCGTGCCCCTGCTCCTGCTCTACGGCTTCAACTTCCTGCTCTCCACGATCATCGGCAAATCCCTGCTGCCGCGCGGCGACGCCATCGCCCTGGTCTACGGCTCGGTCATGCGCAACCTGTCCATCGCGCTCGCCATCGCCATCAACGCCTTCGGCACACAGGGCTCGGACGCAGCCCTGGTCATCGCCATGGCCTATATCGTCCAGGTCCAGTCCGCGGCCTGGTACGTCCGCTTCACTCCCAAGGTCTTCGGGCTGCCCGAGGAGATGGCCCGCCAACCGGCTTAG
- a CDS encoding HD domain-containing protein encodes MRYNVAMDTRITRCLRWLVDYARTFEDRAPEELRVRVRRKIVHPMRVLAHVRHILKEERPTPELALAAEIAAILHDAGRFAQLVDRRTADDGSEYDHGREGARILDGSDVLDVLDGHWRSVVIEAVRLHNRAALPEGMEPDARVVTEMVRDADKLDAVRNSVGGLLRKELTGRAIKYGITVHPTEVSADTVRRTRERKLIPYASMRWSNDFVLFLCAWVHDLHFSYAYNRLIDTGHFEQLLALLPNQGVFPELKAQLRGDLHRLAGRKRTVA; translated from the coding sequence TTGCGCTACAACGTTGCCATGGATACCCGCATCACCCGCTGCCTCCGCTGGCTCGTCGACTATGCCCGGACCTTCGAGGACCGCGCACCCGAGGAACTCCGCGTCCGGGTCCGGCGCAAGATCGTCCACCCCATGCGCGTACTGGCCCACGTGCGCCACATCCTGAAAGAAGAACGGCCCACGCCGGAGCTGGCCCTGGCCGCCGAGATCGCGGCCATCCTGCACGACGCAGGGCGGTTCGCCCAGTTGGTGGACCGCAGGACCGCGGACGACGGCAGCGAATACGACCACGGCCGGGAGGGCGCGCGCATCCTGGACGGAAGCGACGTCCTCGACGTGCTGGACGGCCATTGGCGGTCGGTGGTCATCGAGGCCGTACGCCTGCACAATCGGGCCGCCCTGCCCGAAGGGATGGAACCGGACGCGCGGGTGGTGACCGAAATGGTCCGGGACGCGGACAAGCTCGACGCGGTGCGCAACAGCGTGGGCGGCCTGCTGCGCAAGGAACTGACCGGCAGGGCGATCAAGTACGGCATCACCGTGCACCCCACCGAGGTCTCGGCCGACACGGTCCGCCGCACGCGGGAGCGCAAGCTCATCCCATACGCGTCCATGCGCTGGTCCAACGACTTCGTCCTGTTCCTGTGCGCCTGGGTCCACGACCTGCACTTCTCCTACGCCTACAACCGGCTGATCGACACCGGCCACTTTGAGCAGTTGCTGGCCCTGCTGCCAAACCAGGGGGTGTTCCCGGAGCTCAAGGCGCAGTTGCGCGGCGACCTCCACCGGCTGGCCGGGCGGAAACGTACCGTGGCGTGA
- a CDS encoding phenylacetate--CoA ligase family protein, whose amino-acid sequence MTRKDRTEGIYSRREVLDESERRQYCQLQLKELLSYAYRYSEDVKKRFDRAQFNVDKFRVLNDLKHIPIIKKKELIFLQSMGPRLGGLLTKDLGELQRVFLSPGPIFDPEDRSEDYWGWTEGFYAAGFRSGDLAQITFNYHLAPAGLMFEEPLRNLSCAVVPAGPGNTNSQIEIMQKLRVTGYVGTPSYLMHLAQKAEEAGLSLRKDLFLEVAFVTGEKFSEKMRSTLEKKFDCIMRQGYGTADVGCIGYECFHKSGLHLSNRAFVEICHPDTGIPLKDGEVGEIVVTAFNRTYPLIRLATGDLGYLDRTPCACGRTSPRLGGIVGRVDTTARIKGMFVYPHQVEQVMARFEEVKRWQIEVTNPGGIDEMILSIEAGQFNQEDELLHLFREKIKLRPILKVLAPGTLPPQIRPIEDKRTWD is encoded by the coding sequence ATGACACGAAAAGACCGTACCGAGGGAATCTATTCCCGCCGCGAGGTGCTCGACGAGTCCGAGCGCAGGCAGTACTGCCAGTTGCAGTTAAAAGAGCTGCTTTCCTATGCCTACAGGTACTCCGAGGACGTCAAGAAGCGGTTCGACCGCGCCCAGTTCAACGTGGACAAGTTCCGCGTGCTCAACGACCTCAAGCATATCCCCATCATCAAGAAAAAGGAACTGATCTTTCTCCAGTCCATGGGCCCCCGCCTCGGCGGGCTGCTGACCAAGGACCTGGGCGAATTGCAACGCGTGTTCCTTTCCCCGGGCCCGATCTTCGACCCCGAAGACCGCTCCGAGGATTACTGGGGCTGGACCGAAGGCTTCTACGCCGCGGGCTTCCGCTCCGGCGACCTGGCCCAGATCACCTTCAACTACCACCTGGCCCCGGCCGGGCTGATGTTCGAAGAGCCCCTGCGCAACCTGTCCTGCGCCGTGGTGCCCGCCGGTCCCGGCAACACCAACTCGCAGATCGAGATCATGCAGAAGCTGCGCGTCACCGGCTACGTGGGCACCCCCAGCTACCTCATGCACCTGGCCCAGAAGGCCGAGGAAGCGGGCCTGTCCCTGCGCAAGGACCTGTTCCTGGAAGTGGCCTTCGTCACCGGCGAAAAGTTCTCCGAGAAGATGCGCTCCACCCTGGAAAAGAAGTTCGACTGCATCATGCGCCAGGGCTACGGCACCGCGGACGTGGGCTGCATCGGCTACGAGTGCTTCCACAAGTCCGGCCTGCACCTGTCCAACCGCGCCTTTGTCGAGATCTGCCACCCCGACACCGGCATCCCGCTCAAGGACGGCGAGGTCGGCGAGATCGTGGTCACCGCCTTCAACCGCACCTACCCGCTCATCCGCCTGGCCACCGGCGACCTCGGCTACCTGGACCGCACCCCGTGCGCCTGTGGCCGCACCTCCCCGCGCCTGGGCGGCATCGTCGGCCGCGTGGACACCACCGCCCGCATCAAGGGCATGTTCGTGTACCCGCATCAGGTCGAGCAGGTCATGGCCCGGTTCGAAGAGGTCAAACGCTGGCAGATCGAAGTCACCAACCCCGGCGGCATCGACGAGATGATCCTGTCCATCGAGGCGGGCCAGTTCAACCAGGAGGACGAACTCCTCCACCTCTTCCGCGAGAAGATCAAACTGCGTCCCATCCTCAAGGTCCTCGCCCCCGGCACCCTGCCCCCGCAGATCCGCCCCATCGAAGACAAGCGCACCTGGGACTAA
- a CDS encoding tyrosine-type recombinase/integrase, which produces MGEHVSSTEDGSPYKWRQHLMKILCKRAGVKHFTFHGIRHLTASILAQEGVDIPTIQAILRHKNSMTTTRYIHRLGITKNVLEDVFG; this is translated from the coding sequence ATTGGTGAACATGTCTCCAGCACCGAGGACGGCTCCCCGTATAAGTGGCGACAGCACCTCATGAAAATCCTGTGCAAGCGGGCGGGAGTGAAGCACTTCACGTTTCACGGAATCCGACACCTGACGGCCTCCATCCTTGCGCAAGAGGGGGTGGACATCCCGACCATTCAAGCCATCCTGCGGCACAAGAACTCGATGACTACGACTCGATATATACACCGGCTGGGCATCACCAAAAATGTCTTGGAGGACGTGTTCGGTTAG
- a CDS encoding LysE/ArgO family amino acid transporter yields MTPFIQGYAMGGGLIVAIGAQNAFVLTQGVRRNHHLAVAALCILCDGLLIGLGVTGVGAVVASNPTLGLVAAWGGAAFLAWYGLGALRAALRGGSMETRREVEQGLKRTLVLTLAVTLLNPHVYLDTVVLMGSVSGQYPGSARYAFGLGAFAASTTWFLGLSLGGQVLAPLFSRDLTWRILDGAVCLTMWTIAASLLRPVLFA; encoded by the coding sequence ATGACACCATTCATACAGGGGTACGCTATGGGGGGCGGGTTGATCGTGGCCATCGGGGCGCAGAACGCGTTCGTTTTGACGCAGGGGGTCCGGCGCAACCATCACCTGGCGGTGGCGGCCCTGTGCATCCTGTGTGACGGGCTGCTCATCGGCCTGGGCGTGACGGGCGTGGGCGCGGTGGTGGCGTCCAACCCGACTCTGGGGCTGGTCGCAGCCTGGGGCGGAGCGGCCTTTCTGGCCTGGTACGGGCTGGGCGCGCTTAGGGCGGCATTGCGCGGCGGTTCCATGGAGACGCGGCGGGAGGTGGAGCAGGGGCTCAAGCGCACCCTGGTCCTGACCCTGGCCGTGACCCTGCTCAACCCGCATGTCTATCTGGACACCGTGGTGCTCATGGGCTCGGTCAGCGGACAGTATCCGGGCTCGGCACGGTACGCCTTCGGCCTGGGTGCATTCGCGGCCTCGACCACCTGGTTCCTGGGCCTGAGCCTGGGCGGCCAAGTTCTGGCCCCGCTCTTTTCCCGCGACCTGACCTGGCGCATCCTGGACGGCGCGGTCTGCCTGACCATGTGGACCATCGCCGCCTCCCTGCTTCGGCCCGTGCTCTTTGCCTGA
- a CDS encoding DUF2959 domain-containing protein encodes MKRFALALSILTLFLAYGCSKTYYSAMESMGYDKREILSDRVENARESQKDAKEQFASALEQFKSVVDFDGGKLQEVYEKLNGEYEDCKDQADDVKARIDSVEDVANALFDEWSGEIKQYSSAKLRRSSEQKLAATKKKYNGLIKAMRNAEKKMHPVLNAFHDQVLYLKHNLNAKAIASLQGELTSIRTNVDSLIKEMDKSIAEADSFIKTLE; translated from the coding sequence ATGAAACGGTTCGCCCTGGCCCTGTCCATCCTCACCCTCTTCCTCGCCTACGGCTGCTCCAAGACCTACTATTCAGCCATGGAGTCCATGGGCTACGACAAGCGCGAGATCCTGTCCGACCGGGTCGAGAACGCCCGCGAATCCCAGAAAGACGCCAAGGAACAGTTTGCCTCCGCTCTGGAACAGTTCAAGTCCGTGGTCGACTTCGACGGCGGCAAGCTCCAGGAAGTCTACGAAAAGCTCAATGGCGAATACGAGGACTGCAAGGACCAGGCGGACGACGTCAAGGCGCGCATCGACTCCGTCGAAGACGTGGCCAACGCCCTGTTCGACGAATGGAGCGGCGAGATCAAACAATACTCCAGCGCCAAACTGCGCCGGTCCAGCGAACAGAAACTCGCCGCCACCAAAAAGAAATACAACGGTCTGATCAAGGCCATGCGCAACGCCGAAAAGAAAATGCACCCGGTGCTCAACGCCTTCCACGATCAGGTCCTCTATCTCAAGCACAACCTCAACGCCAAAGCCATCGCCTCGCTCCAGGGCGAACTCACCTCCATCCGCACCAACGTGGACTCCCTCATCAAGGAAATGGACAAGTCCATCGCCGAGGCCGACTCCTTCATCAAGACCCTGGAATAA
- a CDS encoding YigZ family protein — MAERYPIPAAFHRVEETIKRSRFMASLGHAPDTESARAFVAAVKAEFPDATHNCWAFNAGPPGDTACVGLSDDGEPGGTAGKPMLGVLHHSGVGEIAVVVTRWFGGTKLGTGGLVRAYGGMVNLGLETLPLRDRVVTKRLGVSLPYPAVTLFKRLLPDFEAEVTEEAFSDVAGFGVELPEEHVDPFSDAVAELTGGRAEIHEK; from the coding sequence ATGGCCGAACGATACCCCATCCCCGCCGCCTTCCACAGGGTGGAGGAGACCATCAAGCGCAGCCGGTTCATGGCCTCCCTGGGCCACGCCCCGGACACCGAATCCGCCCGCGCGTTCGTGGCCGCCGTCAAAGCGGAATTCCCGGACGCCACGCACAACTGCTGGGCCTTCAACGCCGGTCCGCCGGGCGACACGGCCTGCGTGGGCCTGAGCGACGACGGCGAGCCGGGCGGCACGGCGGGCAAGCCCATGCTGGGCGTCCTGCACCACTCGGGCGTGGGCGAGATCGCCGTGGTGGTCACCCGCTGGTTCGGCGGCACCAAGCTCGGCACCGGCGGCCTGGTCCGGGCCTACGGCGGGATGGTCAACCTCGGCCTGGAAACCCTGCCCCTCCGCGACCGGGTCGTGACCAAGCGTCTCGGAGTTTCCCTGCCCTACCCGGCCGTGACCCTCTTCAAGCGGCTGCTGCCCGACTTCGAGGCCGAGGTGACGGAAGAGGCCTTCAGCGACGTGGCCGGGTTCGGCGTGGAATTGCCCGAGGAGCATGTGGACCCGTTTTCCGACGCCGTGGCCGAATTGACCGGCGGACGCGCGGAAATACACGAAAAATGA
- a CDS encoding Crp/Fnr family transcriptional regulator: MPPSELKSEIRAFPIFDRLDDAQLDRIASHAEVLRFPKKSMFFSEDNSAQGLHVLLTGQVKLFRLAEDGKEQTIFVFGPGEPFCLCSTFSDGKLPANLGALEDSRVLFIRPKEYERLVREDPSILLTMMRVMSRRLKEAMDMIDSLSLKQVPSRLMAYFESRHQGGRVTLDLSQRELAKIIGITPEALSRTLRKMADNGDIRMDGNDIFLLDMEA; this comes from the coding sequence ATGCCACCAAGCGAACTCAAGAGCGAAATCCGCGCGTTTCCCATCTTCGACCGGCTCGACGACGCCCAACTCGACCGCATCGCCTCGCACGCCGAGGTCCTGCGCTTTCCCAAAAAATCCATGTTCTTCAGCGAGGACAACTCGGCCCAGGGGCTGCACGTGCTCCTGACCGGGCAGGTCAAGCTCTTCCGCCTGGCCGAGGACGGCAAGGAACAGACCATCTTCGTGTTCGGCCCCGGCGAGCCGTTCTGCCTGTGCTCCACCTTCTCGGACGGCAAGCTGCCTGCCAACCTCGGTGCGCTTGAGGACAGCCGCGTCCTGTTCATCCGCCCCAAGGAATACGAACGCCTGGTGCGGGAGGACCCGTCCATCCTCCTGACCATGATGCGGGTCATGTCCCGACGCCTCAAGGAGGCCATGGACATGATCGATTCCCTGTCCCTCAAGCAGGTCCCCTCCCGGCTCATGGCCTACTTCGAAAGCCGGCACCAGGGCGGCCGCGTCACCCTCGATCTCTCCCAACGCGAACTCGCCAAGATCATCGGCATCACCCCCGAGGCCCTGTCCCGCACCCTGCGCAAAATGGCCGACAACGGCGACATTCGTATGGACGGGAACGACATCTTTCTGCTCGACATGGAGGCGTAG
- a CDS encoding UDP-glucuronic acid decarboxylase family protein, producing MKKKSVLVTGGSGFLGSHLCERLLDMGRNVLCVDNYFTGKKSNILHLMDNPYFEVLRHDICFPLYVEVDEIYNLACPASPIHYQHDPVQTTKTSVHGAINMLGLAKRTGAKIFQASTSEIYGNPAVHPQPESYWGHVNPIGPRACYDEGKRCAETLFFDYRRQHGLRIKVARLFNTYGPHMALDDGRVVSNFVVQALRGEDITVYGKGEQTRSFCYVDDLIEAFVRFMERTPDDFTGPMNLGNPSEFTILELAETVLDLVNSKSRIVFQDLPVDDPTQRKPDISLAKETLDWEPKVALRDGLVKTIAYFEEFLKNN from the coding sequence ATGAAGAAAAAGAGTGTCCTCGTCACCGGCGGCTCCGGCTTTCTCGGCTCGCACCTTTGCGAACGGCTGCTCGACATGGGGCGGAACGTCCTCTGTGTGGACAATTACTTCACCGGGAAGAAGAGCAACATCCTCCACCTGATGGACAATCCCTATTTCGAGGTCCTCCGTCACGACATCTGCTTCCCCCTGTATGTGGAGGTGGATGAGATCTACAATCTGGCCTGCCCGGCCTCGCCCATCCACTACCAGCACGACCCGGTGCAGACCACCAAGACCAGCGTGCACGGTGCCATCAACATGCTCGGCCTGGCCAAGCGCACCGGAGCCAAGATATTCCAGGCCTCGACCAGCGAGATTTACGGCAACCCCGCCGTCCATCCCCAGCCGGAATCCTACTGGGGGCACGTCAATCCCATCGGACCGCGCGCCTGCTACGACGAGGGCAAGCGTTGCGCCGAGACCCTGTTCTTCGATTACCGCCGCCAGCATGGCCTGCGCATCAAGGTGGCCCGCCTCTTCAATACCTACGGCCCCCACATGGCCCTGGACGACGGCCGGGTCGTCTCCAACTTCGTGGTCCAGGCCCTGCGCGGCGAGGATATCACGGTCTACGGCAAGGGGGAGCAGACCCGCAGCTTCTGCTATGTGGACGACCTGATCGAGGCCTTCGTCCGGTTCATGGAACGGACGCCGGATGACTTCACAGGCCCCATGAACCTGGGCAACCCCAGTGAATTCACCATCCTGGAACTGGCCGAAACCGTCCTCGATCTGGTCAACTCCAAGTCCAGGATCGTGTTTCAGGACCTGCCCGTGGACGATCCGACCCAGCGCAAGCCGGACATATCCCTGGCCAAAGAGACCCTGGACTGGGAGCCGAAGGTCGCCCTGCGCGACGGGTTGGTCAAGACGATCGCCTATTTCGAGGAATTCCTGAAAAACAACTGA